TCTGTGATCGGCTGATCGTTACGTTTCCACCTATTCTCGAAAATATGCAAAGGCTAGACCTAAGCAAAAGAGAGTTTGATATCTTCCGTCGCTTTAGTCCAAATTTCTATTGGACCTCAGTTGCAGAAATTTCTGGGCTTCCTCCCTTCCAACGAGTTAGTAATCGGTCAGCATCATTACCTTTCAATGTACCCCAGCTTCCTGGATTGTATGGTATTGCACCTTCATCAGCGCCGAACATATATAACTTGATCTATGGTAGTGGTACGTTTATATCTGACTTTCAAGTGCAGCAACAAATTAAGCGTGATGTGGAGCAACTCAGTCTGGTAACCGGTAGTTCTGTGACATTCAACCGCTTTCTGCTCTTCAAAGCGCATAATCCATTCGCACTGTATGTTTCGCCCGAGGAGATTCGAGACGGTTTCTACACCCACCTCAATGCACTTCAAGGACAACGCAACACATTTTATCTTGGAGCAGCGTTCCAAACCCATAGTACTCTGGCTGTTTGGTCGCAGGCTGAAGAACTTGTAAATACTTTCACTTAAGCCTGCATGACAGAGAAGAAATAGTCGAATATTCCGATAAATTACTGCTGCCATTAGACAGAGAATTCAAGGGATATGAAGAAGTAATTGTCCAAGACATTTTAGGCATGACCGTGGTCATGCCTTTCTGGCATTATTGACCTGAAAGCTTATTACCGTGGTTTTCGATATGTCTATGAAATGTTAAAAATGCTTCCGGAAATTCCTGAGCCTATTTTATTAGCCCAGATTTTTGCCAAGCTCACTTCTTTAGGACGTATTCATCCCGTTTCTACAGGTGTTGAACCCTCCTAAATTGGCTAAGGTATTGTTAAGACGCATTTTATTGAATAGATTTTCCTAGCATCGCCGCAATTGTTGGTGTTTGGTAAAGCTGCTTAATTGTTAATTGCAAACCTTGATGAAACGCCCGCGCAATCATTTCCATACCTAAAATTGAATGCCCCCCCAACTCAAAAAAGTTGTCGTTTACACCAACGTTTTCAATGGATAGCAAGTCTTCCCAAATACTTGCCAGTTTTTGTTCATCTAATGTTCTGGGAGCGACATATTCTAATTTCACGCTACTTTGTATCTGTACAGGGACTGGAAGAGATTGATAATCAATCTTGCCATTTGTTTTTAATGGCAACGCATCAAGTGTCACAAAAAACTCTGGCATCATATAATTAGGTAAATACATTTTTAGAATACTGCGAAGCTCACAAGCAGGTATCTGTTGAGTCTCTTTAGTCACCAGATATGCAGTAATATAAGTTGCACCTAGAGTATTTTGACGAGCGATCACCACAGCGTTGCTTACTTTGGTATGCCGCATAAGGACTACTTCAATTTCCTGAAGTTCAATACGAAAACCACGAATCTTGACTTGGTGATCGATGCGACCCAGATATTCGATTGTGTTATCCGGTAGATAGCGAGCAAGATCGCCTGTCTTGTATAAGCGGTTGCCTGGTTCGGGGCTAAAGGGGTGCGGAATAAATTTCTCATCCGTTAGCTCAGTGCGTTCCAAATAACCTCGAGCTATGCCAAAACCGCCAAGATGAAGTTCTCCTGGAACTCCAATCGGAACAGGTTGTAGATGTTCATCCAAGATATAGGCTTCGGTTGCACGAATCGGATTCCCAATTGTCAAAGGATCGGTCTGCCCCTTCTCTATCAGTTCCCAAGTTGCATAAGTGGTAGCCTCGGTTGGTCCATACAGATTGAAGACCTTATCCACTGTTCCTTTGTCATAAATCTGCTGAACGAGTGTACCCTTAAGTGATTCCCCAGCAAAATTGACTACCTGCACTGAAGCTGGCAAATGCTCTATGACAAAATTGGTCATGAGAGAAGGGACTGTATTGATCAGTGTAATCACTTCCTGGTCAGCTAGACATGGTAGTTGGAGAATATTCTCGGCGACAATGACTTTCCCTCCCCAACTTAATGGCGCAAATATCTCAAATACAGAAAGGTCAAAATTTAGCGACGTTGCAGCCAAAACCCCCCGTAACTCTTCCAATAGGAAGGTATTCTTAGCCCAATAAAGTAGGTTGGCAGTCTGACGATGTTCGATCGCAACTCCCTTCGGCTGCCCAGTAGAGCCTGAGGTATAAAGAACATAAGCTAAGTTCGTAGGTTTGATACTATCAACGAGATTTTCTTGACTCTGCTGGAGAACTAGGTCTTTCTCAGTGTCTAAACAGACAATTGAACCTTTGTACTCAGGTAGCCGTTCCAGCAGAGTGGATTGGGTGATCATCACCTGAATCTGCGCGTCCTCTAGCATAAACGCTAAACGGGCTTGTGGATAGCAGGGATCGAAAGGAATGTATGCTCCACCAGCTTTTAGGATACCCAATATGCCAACTACCATTTCTGGTGTACGTTCTACACATATACCGACGAGCGTTTCTGTACCAACACCGAAGGATTTTAGATAATGGGCTAGCTGATTGGCACGTTGATTAAGTTCCCGATAACTGAGATGGATTGCAATCGAAGGTGTGGACTCGATTGCATGGAATGCTAGAGCGATCGCATCGGGTGTCCGTTCAACCTGATCTTCAAATAGAGTGTGAATGCAACAAACCTCACTATCAGGAATTACCAGATTATCTTGCTTACCCAACCCAGCCATCTGTAGTGAAGCCGGAGGAAGTATTTGCATCTCATAGCGCGATTCTGGTTGAGCAGCCATTGCTTCCAATATGCCAATGTAGCTATCGCCTATAGCTTTGACTTGTTCAAAACAAATCTCATGTCCATCATAATCAATCACAATTCGATCAAGCTGAGCTGAACGAGGATCAAGAACAAAGCTAGTTAACAAGGGGAAATTAGTCCGCTGAAATACCTTTTCGTTAATACCATTCAACTCTTCATGCTCCAGCAAATCCTGATACACATGAAAATGGACGATGTTAAAAATTGTCTCAAATGGAGAATGCCCTAGGTGGCGTTGGAGCTCAGCAAGTGGATATTCACGAAAAGCGATATCTTCTTGTTCTGCTTTGAAGGTTGCTTGTACTAAATCGATCCAGGTACCTCCAGATAGATTAAGATAGAATGGTAGGGTGTTTAAATAGAGTCCTAATACACGATCAGCATCTACTGTTTCAGGGCGGATATTAGTCACAAGCCCTGTTGTAATCTCAGACTGGTTGCAGTGTCGCTTCAGCATCCGAAGATGGGCTGCTAACAAAACGCTCTTGAAAGGGACTCTTGCGGTGTAAGCAAGTTGCTTCAGCCGTTCAGATAATTCAAGGGGGACCTTAATTTCCAAAACACCAGGTTGATCCTTGGATCGGTAAGAGGCAGGCCATCGAGGCAGTTGGGACAGAGGTTTGTCGGCAAATTTGTTGATCCAATAGTTTTTGGCTGTTTCGGATTGAACCACACGCTGCTCAGTGGCCACAAAATCTCTGAAAAGACTGACTGGAGGTGGTGCAAGGGGAGTCGTTTCTTTTCGTAATGCTGCTAAATAAAGCTGGAAAAGCTCAGTCACCAACATAGCAATACTCCAACCTTCAAGAATGATATGGTGGAAGCTTAGTGTCAGGTTGAAGCAGTTTGTATCGCGTTGATGTATCTTAACGCAAAGTAAGGGTGCTTTTTGCCAATCGAACCCTTGCTGCTTTTCTTCTATAAACCATCCATCAATCACCTTTTCTTGTTCAACAAAAGACAGATGCTGGAGGTCTTCCACCATTAAGGGAATTGTGACATCTCGATGAATCAGTTGGAGAGGTTCGCTAAATCCCATCAAGGCAATGCTGGTTCTTAACACAGGATGTCGCTGACTCAACTCTTTCAATACTTGGCGTAATTCGCCTAAAACCAATGGTAAACAAATCCGTGAACCCATCAGGTCGTGATACACATCTGTGCCAGGATCACGTTCTGTGTGATAAATCATGCCAGCTTGTAAAACCGACAGTGGAAAAGCATCTTCAACATCATCAGGTAGCTTTTGGCGATCGGCTCCTGAGATTAGACTGAATGCTGTTACTTGTACAATATTTTTTGTTGCTGTCTCTGGTTGAGATTTACATAGTTTGGCTAGAGCATAAATCGTTTGCTGCTCGAATAATTGGGCTAATGATAAGTCGATGCCATGCTGATTTGTTTGAGCGAGCACCTGGATAGCTCGCATGGAGTCTCCACCTAAATTGAAGAAATTATCGTGAATGCTAACCTGACTAATACCTAATACTTCAGACCAGATCTCAGTGAGCAGTTTTTCAGTTGAGGTTTGAGGTGCTACAAAGGTTGATATTCGTAAGGATGCGCTCAAATCTGGTTCAGGAAGTGCGCGGCGATCAACTTTTCCAGCCAATGTCAAAGGTAGTTTATCTAGAAACACAAAAACTGCTGGAACCATACCTTGTGGTAGTTTACTTAGGCAGAAGGTACGCATTTCTGCAATGAGAGATTGCTCACGGCCTGGTACTACAGGCTGATGAGGGACTACATAAGCTACTAGTTGCTTATTATTAGCCTGAGTTGTACGTACCATGACTACGACCTCACACACAAGAGTATGCTGACCCAGTACGCTTTCAATTTCGCCTATTTCTATCCGCAGTCCATGAAGTTTAACTTGGTGATCAATCCTTCCTAAGTATTCAATTGCTCCATTGGATAAGAAACGAGCCAGGTCACCTGTTTTATAGAGACGTGCATTTAAGTCATGAATGAAGGGATTGGGAATAAATTTCTCAGTAGTTAACTGTGGGCGATTTAGATACCCTTGTGCTAACTGTATACCACCAATATGTAACTCACCTGCCATGCCAACTGGGGCAGGTTGAAGAGATTTATTGAGAATATATATCTGAGTATTGGCAACAGGATATCCTATCGGCACAATGCGTCGTGCACTATCCCGTTGACAGTGCCAATAAGTTACATCCACTGACGCTTCAGTAGGACCATAAAGATTATGCAATTCCGCCTGGCTCAAACGCTGAAAGAATCGCTCTTGCAACTCATAGGCTAAAGCCTCACCACTACACATGACCTGCCGGAGGGATCTACAGTTCGAGACCTGTGGATGTTCCAAAAATATCGACAGCATGGGTGGCACAAAGTGCAAAGTTGTGATCTGCTCACGTTGAATAATATCGACTAGATAACCAGGATCTTTATGTCCTTCAGGACGTGCAACAACCAAACAAGCCCCAGCTAATAAAGGCCAGAAAAACTCCCATACTGAAACATCAAATGTAAAGGGAGTCTTTTGTAAGATACGGTCCGATGAGCTAAGAAGGTATTCATCTTGCATCCAAAGCAAACGGTTAACGATTGCCTTATGTTGAACTAAGACACCTTTTGGCTTACCTGTTGAGCCAGAGGTATAGATAACATAGGCGACGTGATCAGATGTAACACTACTATGGATTGTTGTTTTAGGCTGTTGCTGAATAAGTGTCCAGCCAGTGTCAATGCAAATTGTTGGGCAATTTTGATCTAGGGGCTGAGTAATCTGAGATTTTATATGAGATTGCGTTAGTAACAGAGAGGGTTGTGCATCTTCAAGAATGAAAATTATGCGCTCTGCTGGATAATGTGGATCTATGGGTAAATAGGCTCCACCAGCCTTGATTACAGCGTATATGGCAATGACCATCTCTAACGATCGCTCAATACATATCGCGACTAAAGCATTGGATTGAATACCATGCTGCTGGAGATAGTAAGCGAGTTGATTGGAGCGCTGATCTAACTCAGCATAGGTGAGTTGGCTTCCCTCAAAGACTACAGCAACATTATCAGGAGTTCGCTGAACCTGGGCAGTAAAGAGATCATGGAGACAGGTATCTTGTGGGTAGGAGATTACTGTGTTCCGGCTCATCAAAAACTGCCATTCATCTTCCGTTAACAAGGGTAACCGTGAAATCGATTGGTCGGGATCAGCTACAACTCCTTGACTCAAAGTCTGAAGATGACCAATCATACGGGTAATAGTTGTATCGTCAAATAGGTCGCTGCTGTACTCAATGCGACCTATGATCCCCTCAGGGCGGTCATCCAGTTCAATCAAGAGATCAAACTTGCTGGTTCCACTATGAATGTCTAATTGGCTCAACCTCCAATGTAAATTTTGGGTTGGTAACGGCGGTTCCATAACAAAAGCAACCTGAAACAATGGATTTTGGTGTGCAATCCGCTCAGGCTGTAAAGCATTAACCAACTTCTCAAACGGCACGTCGGGATACTGATAAGCTTCAGAAACTACTGTTTTTACCCGTGTTAAAAGCTCCCGAAAACTTGGATCACCAGAAACATCAGTGCGTAAGACAAGGTTATTCAAGAAATCGCCAATTATGCTCTGGACTTCTATCTGGCTACGTCCACTGTGAACAGTGCCAATTGCTAGATCTTCCTGTCCAGTGTAGCGGTAGAGCAAAATGTTGATGATTGTAGTTAAGGTGATAAATAGGGTGACACCTTCCTGCCGACTTAAGCTCTTTAGTTGTCTGGTTAATTCTTGAGATAGCTCTAAACATTGCCTAGCACCCCGATAGGAAGTTTTTGCGGCATAAGGGAGATCGGTGGGCAACTGTAATACGGGTAAGTTAGCGAGTTTTTGTTTCCAGTAATTCAGTTGACTGGTAAGAGTTTCATCCGTTAACCATTGATTCTGCCACGCTGCAAAATCCACATACTGAAGGGGCAATTCTGGTAATGATACAGGTTGACCAGCTACTAAGGAGTGATAAACAGATTCCAGTTCTGGCAGGAAAATATTATATATCGAGATCCCATCCAGAATAATGTGATGGGCACTCAGGTAAAAGCGCCAGTCTGTTTCTTCTAATTTAATTAGCGTTACTCGAAATAACGGCAATTCCTCTAGATTAAAACGTTCCTTTAACTCTGATGTTGCCAATTGGTGTGCTGTTGCTTCCCTTTCATCAAGTGGTAACTCAGACAGATCAACTTTGCGAATAGAAAACGATCCTGATGAATGAATGATTTGCGCTGGTTGTTCTTTAACTGTTGTAAAGGTTGTGCGAAAGATTTCATGTCGATGCAGCAGAATGTTGAGTGCCTGTTCCAAGACAACAACCTCAATTGCTTCTGGCATATGCAGCACAATCGTCTCGTTGTAGACCGGTTCAAACGGATGAAGTTGATCAAAAAACCACAATTGCCGTTGAGGAAATGACAGTGGTAGTGGCCCTTGCCGTCCGCTAGCCTGGATAGCGGGTAGTTGCACTCCTTGCTCTCTAGCCGTATGATCAAGCCATTGAGCTTGCTCTGCAATCGTGGGTGAGGCAAAGAATTGACTAACTGGTAGGCTAAGCTGAAACTTGCGTTCTACTTGGGCGATCACCTGTATTGCCAGTAGTGAATGACCACCCAGATCGAAGAAGTTATCATAAATACTGACCGACTGCCGTTTTAGAACATTGCTCCAGGTAAGAACCAGATTTGCTTCAGTGACTGTGCGTGGCGCAACTACATCGATGGACTCCTGGCCAATAGAATTGGGTTCTGGCAATGCACGTCGATCAACTTTGCCATTTGGAGTCAGAGGTAGTGACTCTAGATAGACAAAGCCCTGCGGGATCATGTAATCAGGCAGCTTTGCCTTCAACAGACTGCGAAGCTCATTCGTATTCATCACCTGCTCACTAGCAGGCACAATATAGGCTACGATGCGCTTATCATCTGGTTGATCTTCTCGAACAATGACAATAGCTTGATAAACAGTTGGATGCTCTACTAAAGCAGACTCGATTTCTCCCAACTCCATCCGGAACCCACGGACTTTTACCTGATTATCAATGCGATCCAAAAACTCAATGTTGCCATCAGCTAAACAGCGCACCAAGTCACCAGTACGGTACAGTCGCTCTCCCCCGCTCCAGGAGGTATTCATAAATCTGGTTGCAGTTAACTCTTCCCGATTCAGATAACCACGAGCGAGACCCAAACCACCAACATACAGTTCACCAGGAGTGTTGTCTGGGACAGGTTGTTGATTTTCATCGAAAATATAGGCAACAGAATTAGCAATGGGCCGACCAATGGGAATTGTCTTGGCATCCATTGGCACATCATTCACCCGATACCATGTCGAAAAAGTTGTGTTTTCCGTCGGTCCATACATATGTAATAGGTTGGCAGGTGCACCGTGCTTGAGAACTTCGGCAACCCAATGAGGTGTAACGGCTTCACCACCAAACAAGAGATAGCGCAACTGGCTGAAAGCATCTGGGACATCTCCAGCAACTTGATTGAATAATGCTGTAGTTATAAACAGAACACTGACCTGCTGCTCACGCAAGTGGGTAGCTAAAAGCTTTGGTGATAGCGCCGTCTCTTTGGGAATGCCAACCAGTTTTGCACCATGCAGTAGCGGTGCCCAAATCTCAAATGTCGCTGCATCAAAAGAAATATTAGATGCTTGAGCAATAATATCAGATGAATTAACTTGTATATAGTTTTGATTAATGACAAGATTTTGTACTGCTCTATGTGTAATCGCGACTCCTTTGGGTGTCCCAGTCGAGCCTGAAGTATACACAACATAAGCTAGGTTATCACCTGTAATGGTACTTTCCAAATTCTCAGTGCATTGCTGATCAATCTCTTCACAATTAGAGTCAATACTAATCACAATACAATCGTTTTTGGGGAGCTTATATCTCAGGTTTTGCTGTGTTAGAAGCAAAGAAACTTGAGCATCTTGAATCATGAATGCTAACCGCTCTTGCGGGTAGGTTATGTCAAGAGGAAGATATGCCCCACCCGCCTTAAGAATAGCTAGCATCCCAACAATCATATCCAAGGAAGGTTCAACAAATAGACCAACCAACATGTCTGGTTGAACTCCCTGATCTCTCAGATAGCGAGCAAGTTTATTTGCGCGTTGATTTAATTCTCGATATGTTAAAGTTTCGTGCTTTGTCCCCCCACACAGTGCAGGGAACAACACTGCTACTTTATCTGATGCACAGTTAGCCTGATATTCAAAGAGGTGATGAACTAGTTGTGTGCGGATCAATTTTGATTCCTCTAAAGACTATAAAAGGAAAGGAGTCAGAAACTTTGTAAGTACAATTACATCCATTGTTTGTAATATTCTTAAATATGATTATGATTATGTATTAAATTCGGGGTGAAATGGTAATTTCAAAGCTCAAGAAGCATTAAAACACCAAACAGGCACTTATTACAACTATTCACCGTAATAATAGGCGAAAATAGAAGGTTCGTGCCACCAAGTGCAGCCTATGGCTAGAAACCTTATATAGCAAAAGTTACAGAGATTGATACGAGATTTAAGCGCGCTCGCAAAAAGATAAGTTGCACAAATAGTTTTTATAGTGCAGAGACAGTAAAATAACTTTGCCTAAAACAGAGCTTGGAGTACCTCGAAGTGCTCGGTCATTTTACAAACCTTTACAAGGCTGCACCTGGTGACACGAACCTTCTATTTCCGCCTTATCTTTGAACAACGATGCGTCAAGTGGGTCAAGAACATCATTATTGTTTTATTAAAATCTTTAGAACGGCATAAGGGCTAGAACGTGTAATTGGAGTCTCAAACTTCTCTCACTTCAATCATGTCCGCCACGCGATTGCCGTCCCCAAGAGAAAAAGCCCCGACCGTGCAAAAGTGTTGCGAGACATTGGCTGCTGAAACCTTTACTACAAGAGATGAAGAGGCTTTACTGTATTTGCCATTTCTTAAAAGATTTTCTTACTCTGTGCGGGAGCAACGCGGGAGCTTGACTGTTTTTATAAGAATCATTGGGCTAGGCTTTTTTATTGCAGCAGCCTTGCTCCTGTGATATCTATTTATTTCGATAATTATTAATTTTAATTAATTTTTTTAGTCAGATTTTGGAGCCAAATGGAGCCGTTTGGAGACATTTGGAGCCTAATTATTAACAGAGCTTATATTTTTTTTATTTTTTTCGGACAAAAGTTGGCTCCATTTGGCTCCGTTTGGCTCCATTTGGCTCCACTTAATTTTTCTCCTAAAAAATTCTGTAAAATCCTTATAGCAAGACTTTCAGCCAAAAATACAGGCTTTTATCTGACAGATAATTATATAACAGCTTTGCTGATGATAAATTTCTTGGGAGTGCTTTGATTTTTCAATCAAAAAATCTGACCAGCTTTAATAATTATAAATGTGAACTCACTACACATTTGCTCATGGTAAATTTCTGAAAAATAGAGTTGCTGATAAATTTTCGATTTAGCCAGAAGGTGAATGTTGAATCGTTCAATTCGCTCGACTCTGACCAATGAACAATTATTAGCTTTACTAATCACAAAAAAAGCACCCTAGCCCAAACCTACTGAAGTCAACCGTATAAGAGCTAAATTATTTATTCGAGGAGTGTGAAGAGAATTTAGTTCAACTTTACTACCTTCAATTGCATTCCACATAATTAGGATTTGGTGTAATCGCCAACTGAAAGTGCTTCTAAGTCTGCAATATCTCATTGCAGACTTAGAAATTTTTTTATGAATGCTTGAGACACATCTATGAACTTGCGCCAGCCTCAGCCGCCGCTACATCTGATTTGGACTCCTTCACTTTTTTTTCAAAAATCTGGATTCCGGCATCAACTACCTCAAACCCTTTTTCTGTTCGTTGACCAAGCTTGCCCGATACAGCCCCAGCCCAGTCTGCAAACTCTGAGGCGCTAGTTTCAGCCTTGCGCCAACTTTTGGCGTTAACTAGAGCGGTAAAGACTATGCCGTTCTGATCAGTCAACTCGATTGCAACTTTCTTATTCTCTGCTGGTGTGGCTGTTGGTAGTGAGCCACTAAATTTTATTGTGACTTCGCTTTTGGCTGACATCGCTTATTCAAACACTCTTGTTTTTGACATATCGTTAATATCCACTTATATACCAGTTCTGTAGTAGTTGAGATGTCAACGTAGAATCCCTGTGAATAATTCTAGTGATTGATAGTCCAGTAAATACGGTGAGTATTGCTGAAATAGCTCACATGAAAAACCGCCTCAAAAACTGAAAAACCGCCTCAAAAACGTGATTTTTTCTCCCAGAAATTGACCAAAATCCTCCTACTATTTACCAAGTTAAAACCAAGAAATTGAAAACTTG
This portion of the Tolypothrix sp. PCC 7910 genome encodes:
- a CDS encoding non-ribosomal peptide synthetase, translating into MIRTQLVHHLFEYQANCASDKVAVLFPALCGGTKHETLTYRELNQRANKLARYLRDQGVQPDMLVGLFVEPSLDMIVGMLAILKAGGAYLPLDITYPQERLAFMIQDAQVSLLLTQQNLRYKLPKNDCIVISIDSNCEEIDQQCTENLESTITGDNLAYVVYTSGSTGTPKGVAITHRAVQNLVINQNYIQVNSSDIIAQASNISFDAATFEIWAPLLHGAKLVGIPKETALSPKLLATHLREQQVSVLFITTALFNQVAGDVPDAFSQLRYLLFGGEAVTPHWVAEVLKHGAPANLLHMYGPTENTTFSTWYRVNDVPMDAKTIPIGRPIANSVAYIFDENQQPVPDNTPGELYVGGLGLARGYLNREELTATRFMNTSWSGGERLYRTGDLVRCLADGNIEFLDRIDNQVKVRGFRMELGEIESALVEHPTVYQAIVIVREDQPDDKRIVAYIVPASEQVMNTNELRSLLKAKLPDYMIPQGFVYLESLPLTPNGKVDRRALPEPNSIGQESIDVVAPRTVTEANLVLTWSNVLKRQSVSIYDNFFDLGGHSLLAIQVIAQVERKFQLSLPVSQFFASPTIAEQAQWLDHTAREQGVQLPAIQASGRQGPLPLSFPQRQLWFFDQLHPFEPVYNETIVLHMPEAIEVVVLEQALNILLHRHEIFRTTFTTVKEQPAQIIHSSGSFSIRKVDLSELPLDEREATAHQLATSELKERFNLEELPLFRVTLIKLEETDWRFYLSAHHIILDGISIYNIFLPELESVYHSLVAGQPVSLPELPLQYVDFAAWQNQWLTDETLTSQLNYWKQKLANLPVLQLPTDLPYAAKTSYRGARQCLELSQELTRQLKSLSRQEGVTLFITLTTIINILLYRYTGQEDLAIGTVHSGRSQIEVQSIIGDFLNNLVLRTDVSGDPSFRELLTRVKTVVSEAYQYPDVPFEKLVNALQPERIAHQNPLFQVAFVMEPPLPTQNLHWRLSQLDIHSGTSKFDLLIELDDRPEGIIGRIEYSSDLFDDTTITRMIGHLQTLSQGVVADPDQSISRLPLLTEDEWQFLMSRNTVISYPQDTCLHDLFTAQVQRTPDNVAVVFEGSQLTYAELDQRSNQLAYYLQQHGIQSNALVAICIERSLEMVIAIYAVIKAGGAYLPIDPHYPAERIIFILEDAQPSLLLTQSHIKSQITQPLDQNCPTICIDTGWTLIQQQPKTTIHSSVTSDHVAYVIYTSGSTGKPKGVLVQHKAIVNRLLWMQDEYLLSSSDRILQKTPFTFDVSVWEFFWPLLAGACLVVARPEGHKDPGYLVDIIQREQITTLHFVPPMLSIFLEHPQVSNCRSLRQVMCSGEALAYELQERFFQRLSQAELHNLYGPTEASVDVTYWHCQRDSARRIVPIGYPVANTQIYILNKSLQPAPVGMAGELHIGGIQLAQGYLNRPQLTTEKFIPNPFIHDLNARLYKTGDLARFLSNGAIEYLGRIDHQVKLHGLRIEIGEIESVLGQHTLVCEVVVMVRTTQANNKQLVAYVVPHQPVVPGREQSLIAEMRTFCLSKLPQGMVPAVFVFLDKLPLTLAGKVDRRALPEPDLSASLRISTFVAPQTSTEKLLTEIWSEVLGISQVSIHDNFFNLGGDSMRAIQVLAQTNQHGIDLSLAQLFEQQTIYALAKLCKSQPETATKNIVQVTAFSLISGADRQKLPDDVEDAFPLSVLQAGMIYHTERDPGTDVYHDLMGSRICLPLVLGELRQVLKELSQRHPVLRTSIALMGFSEPLQLIHRDVTIPLMVEDLQHLSFVEQEKVIDGWFIEEKQQGFDWQKAPLLCVKIHQRDTNCFNLTLSFHHIILEGWSIAMLVTELFQLYLAALRKETTPLAPPPVSLFRDFVATEQRVVQSETAKNYWINKFADKPLSQLPRWPASYRSKDQPGVLEIKVPLELSERLKQLAYTARVPFKSVLLAAHLRMLKRHCNQSEITTGLVTNIRPETVDADRVLGLYLNTLPFYLNLSGGTWIDLVQATFKAEQEDIAFREYPLAELQRHLGHSPFETIFNIVHFHVYQDLLEHEELNGINEKVFQRTNFPLLTSFVLDPRSAQLDRIVIDYDGHEICFEQVKAIGDSYIGILEAMAAQPESRYEMQILPPASLQMAGLGKQDNLVIPDSEVCCIHTLFEDQVERTPDAIALAFHAIESTPSIAIHLSYRELNQRANQLAHYLKSFGVGTETLVGICVERTPEMVVGILGILKAGGAYIPFDPCYPQARLAFMLEDAQIQVMITQSTLLERLPEYKGSIVCLDTEKDLVLQQSQENLVDSIKPTNLAYVLYTSGSTGQPKGVAIEHRQTANLLYWAKNTFLLEELRGVLAATSLNFDLSVFEIFAPLSWGGKVIVAENILQLPCLADQEVITLINTVPSLMTNFVIEHLPASVQVVNFAGESLKGTLVQQIYDKGTVDKVFNLYGPTEATTYATWELIEKGQTDPLTIGNPIRATEAYILDEHLQPVPIGVPGELHLGGFGIARGYLERTELTDEKFIPHPFSPEPGNRLYKTGDLARYLPDNTIEYLGRIDHQVKIRGFRIELQEIEVVLMRHTKVSNAVVIARQNTLGATYITAYLVTKETQQIPACELRSILKMYLPNYMMPEFFVTLDALPLKTNGKIDYQSLPVPVQIQSSVKLEYVAPRTLDEQKLASIWEDLLSIENVGVNDNFFELGGHSILGMEMIARAFHQGLQLTIKQLYQTPTIAAMLGKSIQ